The following proteins are co-located in the Deltaproteobacteria bacterium GWA2_45_12 genome:
- a CDS encoding dethiobiotin synthase: protein MKQNTFFICGTDTGVGKTLVTGALCLYFCHKKKPIGAFKPLESGCASRLTPNHIHRNDSSFLQKCAGMKEPLDEINLYWFKEALTPALAAKRAGIQISFPKIKQGLKNLQKKYKTVFVEGAGGLLAPIKGLQTNLDLIKSLKLPVIVVARLGLGTLNHTLLTLDVLKRNKIKVAGVILNQTKSSLSLADKTNPGILKQYNVPLLGVFPYIQKKNPKSLLKGTKKLKLEIFR, encoded by the coding sequence TTGAAGCAAAACACTTTTTTCATCTGTGGTACGGACACAGGCGTTGGCAAAACACTTGTCACAGGCGCCCTGTGCCTTTATTTTTGCCACAAAAAAAAACCCATCGGGGCTTTCAAACCTTTGGAATCAGGATGCGCTAGCCGTTTGACTCCAAATCATATTCACCGAAACGATTCTTCTTTTCTGCAAAAATGTGCCGGCATGAAGGAACCCTTAGATGAAATCAATCTTTATTGGTTTAAAGAAGCTCTTACTCCCGCTTTGGCCGCAAAAAGAGCGGGAATTCAGATTTCATTTCCAAAAATAAAACAGGGCTTAAAAAATCTTCAAAAAAAGTACAAAACTGTTTTTGTTGAAGGGGCGGGCGGTTTGCTAGCGCCAATCAAGGGGCTTCAAACAAACCTTGATTTAATCAAATCCCTAAAACTCCCCGTGATTGTCGTCGCACGTCTTGGACTTGGCACCTTAAACCACACCTTGTTGACACTGGACGTCCTTAAAAGAAATAAAATCAAGGTGGCTGGAGTCATTTTAAACCAGACAAAATCTTCCTTAAGTTTAGCCGACAAAACAAACCCGGGCATTTTGAAACAATACAACGTTCCCCTCCTCGGCGTTTTCCCCTACATTCAAAAGAAAAATCCAAAATCCCTTTTAAAGGGAACAAAAAAATTAAAACTAGAAATTTTTAGATAG
- a CDS encoding cold-shock protein — protein sequence MSRLKGKVKWFNDSKGFGFIESDSASGKDVFVHFSAIQADGYKSLKDGQEVEFELQDGPKGPVAQNVIKV from the coding sequence ATGTCACGTCTTAAAGGTAAAGTTAAATGGTTTAACGACTCCAAGGGCTTTGGATTCATCGAATCCGATTCCGCCAGTGGAAAAGATGTATTTGTTCATTTCTCTGCTATTCAAGCAGATGGTTATAAATCACTCAAAGACGGGCAAGAAGTTGAATTTGAACTTCAAGATGGCCCCAAAGGGCCTGTCGCTCAAAATGTTATCAAGGTCTGA
- a CDS encoding ATP-dependent DNA helicase RecQ, whose translation MVESSFLLSALKKHFGFSHFRPLQEEIINEVLDNRDVFALLPTGGGKSLCFQLPALIKPGLTLVISPLIALMKDQVDALVASGIAATFLNSSLDAEEFSRRLRDVESGHYRLLYIAPERLMLPHFLERVKNWDISLIAIDEAHCISEWGHDFRPEYRKLSELKKYFPNIPILALTATATGRVHQDILSHLKLQNPRTFIASFNRPNLNYRVTPKDKAAGQVIQFVRARPGQSGIIYCHSRKGTETLSEKLSAVGIRAKPYHAGLSPELRSRHQELFSRDEIQVVCATIAFGMGINKSNVRFVIHADLPKNVEGYYQETGRAGRDGLPSECLLLFSAGDVVKQKRFIDEKEDPQERKIAWAQLQQMVDYAEGAICRRKILLNYFGEKFEKENCGGCDNCLSPKAQVDGTMAAQKFLSCIYRIREKNTFGMGLNHTVDILVGAQNEKIFKFTHQNLSTYGIGKDISRNLWLSIGRELIRLGLVICRDDQFGALELSEKGRLILRERKTVMLSQTPKTKVDPIKRNEDSSYDEELFERLRVLRKELADAQDVPAYIIFSDATLRQMARDRPTDHEAFLQITGVGTKKLESFGKIFQTAIQEHLQSGSQSLK comes from the coding sequence ATGGTTGAGTCTTCTTTCCTTCTCTCCGCTTTAAAAAAACATTTTGGATTCTCCCATTTCAGGCCGTTGCAGGAAGAAATCATCAATGAAGTTTTAGATAATCGCGATGTCTTTGCGCTTCTTCCCACGGGCGGAGGCAAATCACTTTGCTTTCAACTTCCCGCGTTGATCAAACCGGGGCTTACTTTGGTCATTTCTCCCCTCATTGCCTTGATGAAGGACCAAGTGGATGCCCTTGTTGCCAGTGGCATTGCAGCCACCTTTCTGAACTCGTCGCTGGATGCGGAAGAATTCAGCAGACGATTGCGTGATGTGGAATCGGGGCACTACCGTCTTCTCTACATCGCACCAGAGCGGCTCATGCTCCCGCATTTTTTAGAAAGGGTAAAGAACTGGGACATTTCTTTGATCGCCATTGACGAAGCCCATTGCATCAGTGAATGGGGACACGATTTTAGGCCGGAATACCGGAAACTCTCAGAGCTTAAGAAATATTTCCCCAATATTCCCATCCTGGCCTTGACCGCCACCGCCACGGGGCGCGTGCATCAGGATATTTTAAGCCACCTTAAGCTTCAGAATCCTCGTACCTTCATCGCCAGCTTTAACCGGCCCAATTTAAATTATCGCGTCACTCCCAAAGACAAAGCGGCGGGCCAGGTGATTCAATTTGTGCGGGCCCGGCCCGGGCAAAGTGGCATTATTTACTGCCACAGCCGAAAAGGGACCGAAACCCTCTCGGAAAAATTAAGTGCCGTCGGCATTCGCGCCAAACCTTACCATGCAGGCCTCTCCCCCGAACTCCGAAGCCGGCATCAGGAACTTTTTTCACGGGATGAAATCCAGGTTGTTTGCGCCACGATTGCTTTTGGCATGGGCATCAACAAATCCAATGTCCGTTTTGTCATTCATGCCGATCTGCCAAAAAATGTGGAAGGTTACTACCAGGAAACAGGACGCGCCGGGCGCGATGGGCTTCCCTCGGAATGCCTCCTTCTTTTCAGTGCAGGGGATGTGGTCAAACAAAAGCGTTTCATTGATGAAAAAGAAGACCCCCAAGAACGGAAAATCGCCTGGGCTCAACTTCAGCAGATGGTCGACTATGCCGAAGGAGCAATCTGCCGCAGAAAAATCCTTCTCAATTATTTCGGAGAAAAGTTCGAAAAAGAAAATTGCGGTGGATGCGACAACTGCCTCTCCCCCAAGGCACAGGTAGATGGTACAATGGCTGCGCAAAAATTCCTCTCGTGCATCTACCGTATCCGCGAGAAAAACACCTTTGGGATGGGCTTGAACCACACAGTTGATATTTTAGTCGGCGCACAAAACGAAAAGATCTTCAAATTCACCCACCAAAACCTCTCCACCTACGGCATCGGGAAAGACATAAGCCGGAACTTATGGCTCTCCATCGGCCGTGAACTCATCCGCTTGGGGCTTGTCATTTGCAGGGACGATCAATTTGGAGCTTTGGAATTAAGCGAAAAAGGTCGGCTCATTTTAAGAGAACGCAAAACCGTGATGCTCTCGCAAACCCCAAAAACAAAAGTAGACCCCATCAAGCGAAACGAAGATAGCAGTTATGACGAAGAACTCTTCGAACGCTTGCGTGTTTTGAGAAAAGAATTAGCCGATGCGCAAGACGTCCCCGCCTATATCATTTTTTCAGACGCCACTCTACGCCAAATGGCCAGGGACCGCCCTACAGACCACGAGGCTTTCCTTCAGATTACCGGCGTCGGCACAAAAAAACTCGAAAGCTTCGGAAAAATTTTCCAAACGGCTATTCAAGAGCATCTGCAATCAGGATCACAATCGCTTAAATAA